The stretch of DNA GTGAGTGGCTGGACGACCTGCAGTCGACCGCTGCTGACTGCGCGCTCCTCCGGCGTCGTCACCGTCCCGTCGTCGACCGCGTCGCGGACGGCGTCGAAGATGTCGCCAGTCTCACCCGCGACGGCACGGGAACCGAGACCGTCACGCCCCACGTCGCGTTCGCCGACCCACGCGAATTCGTACAGGTCGGTCTCACCGAGCCCCCGGCAGATCGTGTCGGCGATTTCCGCGCGCGAGGAGGCGTCGACGAGCGCCGCGAGGATGTCCGACCGCACGTCCTCGATGAGCTCCGTTCGTTTGCGCTCCTGCCGGAGTCGTCGGAGGGAGCGTTTCCCGCGTCGCCGCTCGGTCACGTCTCGGAGGTAGACGGTCCCCCCCTCGGCGACCGCAACGACGGAGACGGCGAGCCACCTGTCGAGGTCGGGGTAGTACTCCTCGAACGTCGTCTCGGAGACGGACTCGCCGTCGACTGCGGTCAGGAGAGTGTCGTCGACGGACCGGGGGAACACGTCGGCGACGGGGGCGCCAGTCGGGTCCGTGGCGTCGATCAGCGTTCGACCGGTCTCGTTGCTATCTAGGACGACCCCCTCGACCGAGACTTCGAGGACGCCGATCGGCGCCCGTCGGAGGCGCTCATCCATGGCTGGGGGTGTCCCGATCGGGTCGTTCCGCGTCGGTCGGACGTACGGGTGCGATCATCGGCGTTAGAATCGGATCTCGAACCGTGCCCCACTACCGTCGGCTGTAGTGAGCGTCACGTCCCAGTCGTGGGCGGCGATGATCCGGTCGACGATTGCGAGGCCGAGTCCCGTTCCGCCGGCGATGGTCGAGTGCCCCGGGTCGAAAACCCGCTCCCGCTCGTCGGCGGGGATACCGGTGCCGTCGTCGGCGACGTAGAAGCCCTCCTCCAACGCGCCGACGGTGATCCGCACGCTACCGTCGGGAGTCGCCTCGTCACGTCGGTCGCGGGACCGCTCACCGCTCTCCGGGTCCCGATCCCCGTGCGCGTTCGAGGGGGGTGCGTCCGGGTCACGCTCGACCGGCGCTCCGGGTGGCGTCCGGGCGTCCGTGGCGTCGTGTGCCACGCCGTCGGCGTGCCGTCTCCGGCTCTCGGAGGAGTTGTGCTCCACGCTGTTCCGAAACAGGTTCTCGAACAGCCTGCGAACGCGGTCGGCGTCGGCGGTGACGGTCGGGAGTGACCCGGTGAGATCGAGTTCCGCCCCGTCTGTGTCGACCGATCGCCACGCGTCCGTCGCTGCGGTTTCGACCGAGACGTGATCGGACGGGTCGACGACGGCGTCCCCTCGCGTGAGGGTGAGGACGTCGCGGATGATCCGTTCCATCCGATCGTGTGCGTCGGCGACCGACTCGAAATGTTCCGGCGCACCCGTCTCCCGCGCCGCCGTGAGATGCGCCTTGGCGACGTCGAGCGGGTTGCGGAGGTCGTGACTGATCACGCTACTAACCTGGTCGACGGCGGGCATCTCCTCGAGCGTGGGACAGTCCTGCAGGTCGGAGAAGACCAGATATCCGGCGTCCCCATCGGTGGGGATCACCCGCACGAAGAACGTCCCTCGGTCCTCGGCCCCGTCGAGGTAGATGCCGACGCGATCACCCCGAACGAGGTGGGTCATCGGATCCCGATCGCCGGTCGCAACGCGGCGACTGAACCGGTCGAACACCCTCGAAACGGGTGCGTCGGGTGACGCATCCTCGACCTGTCGCTCGAAGCTCTCGTTCGTCGTCGTGATGCGGGCGTCACGACCGTCGACGACGTAGGCGAGAACGGGGTCCGGAAAGGCGTCCACCGGGATCGCGGCACGACACTCGTCGGTCATCGGTCCCCTATCGTCCCCCCATGCGCTCGTCGCGGGGGCACCAGCCCCGACCGCCGGCGGGGACGCCTCCGAAGGGAACGGGGTGGAACGCGACTCATACGTCCGCGTAAGTTCGGACGCGTCATTATTATTCCCCCCTGACTCTGAGTCAGAAACACCGCCCCCGCGTCTGCGAGGGTCGCTTCGAACCGCCGAGCGACGCGCCGCGAGCGGCGGGCGGCGCCGAACCGCCCGGGGGACGGTTCGAATACGCTGCCCGGCACCCGCGACGGCGCCGGGTCGGTGCCGAGGGTCGTTTGGAGCGCGATCGGAGGCAGTTCCCGTTCGATATCGCACGCCGCGACCCGCCGAGTCCTGCGGTGGTTCCGGCGTCCGGGTGCCGGTCACTCGGCTGCGGCGCCGCCGCCGCCGCGGGGAAACAGGCCGACGAGGCCAGCGACGAGGCCGTCACGCTCGGCCCGTCCGATCACCCAGCGGTAGAGAAGCAGCCCGAAGACGATCAGCGTGTTCGTGACTAGGAAAAAGACCATCTCCTCGACCGGGAGTCCGGCGACGGCGACGCCGGTGGAGTGGGTCGGCGAGATGGTCCAGAGGCCGCGACCGATCGCGACCCGGTCGATCGTCCAGAGATACGCCGTCGGGACGAGGATCGCGACCGCGGCGCTACGACGACGGCGCCGGACGAGAGGCCCACCGAGAACCCACAGGAAGCCGAGAATGGGGCACCCCCACAGGAGGATGTAGCCGAGGTAGTAGCCCGCGGTGGTGTACGAGAGCACGAGGCCGGCGAGTTCGAGCGCGGCGATCACCAGCAGTCCGACCGGTCGCGCCGACGCGGTCGCGGGCCGCGTCGGTTCGACCGGGGGGTCGATCGCGTGGAGCCAGCAGCCCGTGAGCGCCGTCTGCAGGGCGAAGAAGGCGAGTTCGCCGAGCGGAATGACCCCCACGCGCGCCGTCACGACGCCGTTGCCGTACCACCAGACACCGCGCTCGATGAGGTAGCCGTCCCAGACGAACGTGTACCCAAACGCGATGAGGACGAGTGCGCCGACGCCGGCGACGTCGGTCGGCGTGCGCAGGCCACCGAGGCGCCACGCGAGAAGCGCCACGACGAGCGTCGGGACGCCGACCGCGCAGCCGAGAAAGACGAGGTAGGAAGAGTCGACCGGCGGGATCACGGCAACTCACCCCACGGGCCGTGACCGTCGCCGGTGTCAGTCCGAGCGAGCGAGCGCATCGCTGGTTGACAGCCGGAGGGACGGTCGTTCGTCGACGCCGTCGGGAGCATCGAGGCCGGTCACCCGATAGAACACCGATCGTGGGTCGGCGCCGAACTGCCAGCGGAGCCACGTCCGTGCGACCAGCGAGAGGCGGCGGCGCATCGTCAGCGTCGGGCGCGTCGAGAGCACGTCACAGTCCAACTGGCGCACGAGTCGGTGCTGGTCGGCGTACATCACGGCGGCGGTCAGCACGGGGAGTTGACAGCCCTTGGGGAGGTATCGAACTCCCTCGACGCCGTAGTGGTAGAGCTGCTCCGTGCGGGCGAGTTCGTCCCGGACGGCCGCCCGAAACCCGTCGGTGGGGGTGAGCGACGCCACGTCGTCGTGGGAACTGCCGTGTTCCACGAGCACGCGTTCGGGGAGGTAGATGCGGTCGTAGTCGCGGACGTCCTCGTGGACGTCGCGGAGGAAGTTGGTGAGCTGGAACGCCTCGCCGAGTGCCGCGGCGTGGGGACGCGCCGTCTCCTTCCGTGGGGGGTCCATCACTTCGAGCATCATGTGGCCGACGGCGGCGGCCGAGCCACGGAGGTACGTCGAGAGTTCGTCGTGGGTGTGGTAGCGCCGTTTCTCGACGTCCATCAGCATCGAGTCGACGAACGCGTCGACCTCCGCGCGCGGAATGTCGTGGCGCTCGCGGAGATCGGCGAAGGCCTCGAGAACCGGGTCGTCCGGTTCACGCTCGCCGAGCGCCGCCGCCCGGAGCCGTTCGAGTTCGCGGCGTCGCTCGGCCGGGGGCGCGGGGTCCGGGTCGTCGACCACGTCGTCCGCAGTCCGAAAGAAGGCATACAGGACGTACGTCGGATAGCGGACGCGCTCGGGAAGCAGCCGGGTCGCGACGTGAAACGTCCGACCCGTGTGTCGCTGGATGGCTTTGCTCCGTCGGAGTTGATCGTGTGAGACCATCGTGAGTGGGGTGGCCGGCGTCGGTCGGCTGGCGGTGCGATGACGTACCACCGTACGAGCGCTCCCCCGATCAAGAGTATCCCAATACAGTTTGGGACCTATATGAATCAGTACTCGTGGAACGACTCCCCACAGCGTCGACACTCGATGGTCGTCGGGCCGAACCAGCGACGGACTTTCTCGACCGGGCCGTGACACTCCGGACAGACCCCCATGCCGCGGTCGTCGGCCGCACGAACCGACATGTCGAGGAGTAGCTCCTCCAACTCCTCGATCCGCGCCTCCTGCTCCTCGACGGTCTCCTGTAACTGATCGACGCGCTGTTCGTACGCCTCCGCGGAGTCGAGGTCGACGACGACGTCCTCGACGGCGTCTCGGTCGACGTCTTTGGACGGGTCGACGTCGGCGTCGGTTTCGACCGTCCGGTCGGTGTCCTCGCTCATGCGTGTTTCTACGCCGAGCGTGGCTTCAATCACCGACCAAGCTAGTCCGCCCCGTGGCTGCGGTCCCCGGCGTCCGGACCGTCGGCGCGGCGACGGCTCGGTCGCCTCGCGGCCACGCGTCGGTCGCGGGTACCCATCAGTTTGGTTCGGCGATGAAGTCCGTCCGGCCGGTATCGAGGCGTATGATCCCCGATCCGGCGACGTGGCCGTCGACGGTCGTGGGCGGTCCGGAGACGGCCGTCCTCGCCTGTGGCGCGGGACTGCTCGGGACCGGGGCGCTGTGGATCGCGCTGCGGAGCGTCGGCGCGACGGACGAGCGGGCGACTCGCCTGTACGCGCTCGCGGCGCTGATTCCGGCCATCGCCCTCGCGTCGTACGTGGCGATGGCGACCGGCGTCGGGGTGGTCGCCGTGCCGATCGGTGGGCGGGGTCCCGTGGAGCTTCGGTGGGCCCGGTACGCGGATTGGCTCTTCACCACGCCGCTGCTGTTGCTCGTTCTCGGCGTCCTGGTCGACGCGGATCGGGACGCGCTGTTCGGCGCGGTGGCCGCCGACGCGTTCATGATCGCGACCGGGCTCGTGGCCACCCTGTCGACGGTGCCGGTCTATCGCTACGTCTGGTGGGCCGTCAGCACGCTCACGTTCCTCCTCGTGCTGTACTTCGTGTTCGTCGTCCTCACGGCCGAGGCGCGGGCGCTCGGAACGGAGACGGCGTCGGCGTTCGTCGTGTTCCGTACCCTCACTGGGGTGCTGTGGACGGCGTACCCCGTCTGGTGGCTGCTCGGTCCGCGAGGACTCGCGGCCGTCACGCCGGTGGTCGAGACGGCCGGGTTCGTGCTCCTCGACGTGGCGACGAAGGCCGGTATCGGCCTGTTGCTGCTCCGGAGCCGGGCGGTCGGCGACGGGACGGCCACGACGAAGTCGGACGGACGCCCCGTCGCCACCGAGTGAGTCAAGCGAATCGGCCCATGTAGACGCCGGCGACGGCGATGGCCGCCGCCATCACCACGTTGAGCCCGCCGGGGACGACACGTCCCAACGAGAGCCGGTAGACGCCGAACGCGAACAGTCCGAGCGCGACGACGACGTGGACGCCGACGACGAGTCGCTGTCTATCCATACCCTCACTCGGCACCGCTCGGTATTGAACGTCGTCCCGAAGTGACGGGGTCACGCCGCGTCGTCGGTCGACGGCCGCGTGTTCTGGACCGCCCGTTCGAGGTGGGCCGACTCGACGACGAGTCCGTCGAGCGCGCCGGTGGACGACTCGGTTCGGAGGTGAGCCTCCATGGCGAGCAGCGCCGCCTCCCGAACGACGCCGGCGAGGTCGCTGCCCGAGTAACCGGCCGTCTCGGCCGCCACGGCGGCGGTGTCGACGTCCCGCGTCGGTACGTCGTCGAGGAGAACCGCGAGGATCTCGGCCCGCGCCGCCTCGTCGGGAAGGGGGACGGCCACCCGCCGCTCGATGCGGCCGGGACGCAACAGCGCCGGATCGACCGCGTCCACGCGGTTGGTCGCCCCCAGCACCGCCACGTCGCCACGCGCCGAGAGGCCGTCGAGTTCGGTCAGGAGTTGGGAGACGACCCGCTCGGCCGCGCCAGTGTCCGTCTCCCGGCGGGCGGGGGCGAACGCGTCGAGTTCGTCGAGAAAGACAATCGACGGCGCGGTCCGGCGGGCGCGCTCGAACACCTCGCGGACGCCGCGCTCGCTCTCCCCAACGTACCGATCCATCAGCTCCGGGCCGTCGACCGCGAGGAAGTTCGCGTCCGTCGAGTTCGCGACCGCCTTCGCGAGCATGGTCTTTCCGGTCCCCGGCGGCCCGTAGAGGAGGACGCCGGTCGGCGCCGTGGCCGACAGGCGTTCGAACAGGGCCGGATATCGGAGCGGCCACTCGACCGTCCGGATCACCTCGCGTTTCGCCTCGGTCAGCCCCCCGACGTCGCGGTAGGTGACCGACGGGCGCTCGACGGTGACGTCCCGGAGCGTCGAGGGACCGACGGCGTCGAGCGCCGCCGATACGTCACGGGAGGCGACGACGGGGTCGTCGTCGCCCCGGGCGACCGCGCGTGTGGCGGCGTCGACGAGGAGCGCTTCGAGGTCGGCGCCGGTGTAGCCGTGCGTGCGTGCCGCGACCGCGTCGAGGTCGACGTCGGCCGCGAGCCGGACGTCCGCGGCGTGGCACGCGAGGATCTCGCGTCGCGCCGGCCGGTCGGGAACGCCGACGCGGACTTCGGCGTCGAAGCGCCCGCCCCGCCGGAGGGCGGGGTCCACCTCGTCGGGGTGGGCGGTCTCACCGACGACGACGACCTCGTCGCGGTCGCGAACCCGGTCGAGGAGCCAGCCGACCTGGGACGTGGGGCGCGCCTCCCGACCGGAGTCGGGATCGGGGGCGGCGACCGCGAGGTCCTCCAGAAAGAGGATCGCCGGGGCGTCGTTCGCCGCCTCGCGCAGCGCCGTCGACAGCGACGAGCGGCGGGCACAGTCGTCCGGCGGCACGTCGTGGACGGTGATCGCCGCATCGGCGGCGACGCGCCGCACGAGGAGGCTCTTCCCGGTTCCGGGCGGCCCGTGGACGAGGACGCCGGCGGGCGTTCGCGCGCCGACGCGGGCGTACGCCTTCGACAGGGGGTCGACCACCAGGCGACGGAGCCTCGCGCGTTCGTCGTTTAGCCCGGCGACGCGCCCGCTCGGGGTCGAGGGCGGCGCTCCGTCGCTCCGTTCGCGCACGTCGAGGGTGGTTTCGGGGGTCACGACGGCCGGCCCCGACGGGTCGAGGTCGACCACGACCAGGGAGACGACGACGCTTCCCCCGAACAGGCGTGCGTCGACCCGGTCGTCGATCGTCAGCGGACGGCCGACGAGCGCCCGCGCGAGGGCGTCCGGGGACCCGTCGAGCGACGAGGCGAGCGGTCGAACCGTGACCGTCCGGGCGGGAACGGGCGACACCGGGTCGACGGCGACGGTCGAGCCGTCCCCGGCCTCGACGTTTCGTCCGACCGCCTCGCCCACGAGGACGGTCCCGTCCGGCAGATCGTGACAGTCCTCGCCGACCGTCGCGACGGTGGTGGCGCCACCCTCGATTCGGACGGTGTCGCCGGCGTCGGCGCCGACCTGCCGGCGCGTCGCCGGTGCGAACCTGACGGCATCGCCCGCGACCGCCCACGTTCCGTCTCCGTCGGCCGCGATGGAGAGCTGCGTGGTCATGTCGCGATCCGGGCGGATGGAGGTACCGGGGCACAAAAGCGTCCATCCCAACAGGATTTGGGAGTGGCGTACCAAACAAGTTTGGAGACACGGTTACGTGTCAGTGACACGACCTAGCCGATATCACTAGTCATGTTCACCGTCGAGCATCAGATCGAAATCGACGCGGCACCGACAGACGTCTTTTCGTTTCTCGACGACCCGCGGAACCACCTCAAAATCACGCCTAGTCTGATCGACGTCGGCAACGTGGAGGCACTCCCCAACGGTGGGAAGCGCGCCGAGTACCGGTACAAACTCGCGGGGGTCGAACTCGTCGGACAGGTCGAAGACGTCGAGCGATCCACGGACGACCACCTCGTACAACGGCTCTCCGGGGCCATCGACGGGACGATCAGCTACGATATCGAGGACGGGGAGCGGACCACCGTCCGGTACAAGGCCGAATACCAGCTACCCGGGACGGTCGTCGAGTCCGTGCTCCAGCCGGTCGCACGGGCGTACAACGAGCGCGAGGCCGAGGCGACCCTCGAGAACCTGAAGACGTTTCTGGAGAACTGACGGGAGCCGTCAGTCGTCGAAAAACGCCTCGACGAGCTTCCGTTTCGCCGCCTGCAGGTGTTGGTGATACGTCGACGCCACGATATCCATCGACTCCGCGAGCTGTTGGCCCTCGGCCTCCCGGGGCCACTCGAAGTAGCCGCCGACGTACGCTTTCTGCAGCGCGACGAGCTGGCGCTCGGTGAGTTCGTTTCGCAGTTCCTCCCGGAAGGTGTAGGCCGTCCGCTCCGGATCGGCCTCGTGGTAGGCGCGCAGTTCGACGTGGTCGTACGTCTCCCGAAGCGCATCGAGGACGCGGTTCGCGGCGCGTTCGGTGCCGGTCCGGAAGTCCAGTTCGAGCGCTCGACCGTCCGCGGACATGGCGGTGATGCGGGTTCCGAACTCCGAGAGGACGTCGACCAGCGGCGAGTCGTCGAGGCGGAACTGGACGATCACCTCGTCGTCGGTCTCGGCCAGCGTCTCTGCGTCGAGCACGCGATCGGACGCCGCCGCCGTCTCGACGACCGTCTCCGCCTCGCTACCGTCGGTGGAGACGATGGTGAGGACGCTATCGTCGTCGGGGATCGTCGCCTCGTGTTCGAAGCGGGCGTCGAGTTTCCGCGCGAGGTCGACGAGAAAGAGGTCGTCGGTGAGTTCGACGCTGATCTCGAGGACGGTGTCGCTCGTGATCGTCCGCTTGGTTAGCACGTCGTTGATCGACGCCCCCACGCTCCGGCCAAGCGACGCCAGGACCACCCGCTCGCGGTCGTCGGCGGGCGAGCCGTCGTCGAAGACGGCCAACACGCCGTAGGTCGTGGCGCGGTACGTCAGCGGAACGAGCACGCACGTCCCGTCGGGCGCGTCGGCCCCGAACCCGGTCGTGTCCGCGGTCGACCGGAGCTCCTGTTCCTCGACCGCCTCGCGGAGCGCGTCGATACACGGGCCGTCGCCGTCGAGGTCGAACGACCCATCCGAGCCGTCGTGTTCGCCCGCGGCCTCGGTGACGGAGACGCGGTTCGCCGTGGCGTCGTAGCGCCCGAGCCACGCGCCTGCGTACTCGTCCTCGCCACCGATGCGGTCGGTGACGAAGCGCTCGATCTCCTCGCGGCTCCCGGCGCGGACGATTCCTTCCGTCACGTCGTGGATCAGCCCGTTCACGCGGTCGAGCACCCGGTCCAGCGCCTCGCGCTCGGACTGTAGCTGTTGTCGGGCGGCCTTGCGCTCGGTCACGTCCATCTGGAAGCCGACGTAGTGTGTCACCTCGCCGTCGTCGTCGAAGATGGGGCTGATCTCGACCTGGTTCCAGAACATCTTCCCCGCTCGGGTGTAGTTCCGGAGGACGACCCGCGTGTTCCGTTCCTTGGCGAGCCCTTCGGCCAGTTCTGCCACGCGGTCGGGGTCGGTGTCGGGTCCCTGGAGGAAGCGATGGTTGGCCCCGATGACCTCCTCCGGCGAGTAGCCGGTCGTCTCCTCGAAGGAGTCGTTCACGTAGATCAGCGGCTGGTCGGGGGCCGTCGCGTCGGAGATGGTGATGCCGATGGGCGCCTCGTCGAGCGCTCGCTCTTTCAGCCGGTGCTCGGCCTTGACGGTGAGATCCGAGATCGGCATCCGCACCGATTCGACCGCGGACGCGTCGGCGTTGTTCTCGACGGCCGTGATGATCGATTCGAGGGCGTCCGGGGCGGTGGCCGGCACGAGCGCAGTGGCGTCGGCGTCGACGGCGCGC from Haloplanus salinus encodes:
- a CDS encoding sensor histidine kinase, translated to MTDECRAAIPVDAFPDPVLAYVVDGRDARITTTNESFERQVEDASPDAPVSRVFDRFSRRVATGDRDPMTHLVRGDRVGIYLDGAEDRGTFFVRVIPTDGDAGYLVFSDLQDCPTLEEMPAVDQVSSVISHDLRNPLDVAKAHLTAARETGAPEHFESVADAHDRMERIIRDVLTLTRGDAVVDPSDHVSVETAATDAWRSVDTDGAELDLTGSLPTVTADADRVRRLFENLFRNSVEHNSSESRRRHADGVAHDATDARTPPGAPVERDPDAPPSNAHGDRDPESGERSRDRRDEATPDGSVRITVGALEEGFYVADDGTGIPADERERVFDPGHSTIAGGTGLGLAIVDRIIAAHDWDVTLTTADGSGARFEIRF
- a CDS encoding lycopene cyclase domain-containing protein; its protein translation is MIPPVDSSYLVFLGCAVGVPTLVVALLAWRLGGLRTPTDVAGVGALVLIAFGYTFVWDGYLIERGVWWYGNGVVTARVGVIPLGELAFFALQTALTGCWLHAIDPPVEPTRPATASARPVGLLVIAALELAGLVLSYTTAGYYLGYILLWGCPILGFLWVLGGPLVRRRRRSAAVAILVPTAYLWTIDRVAIGRGLWTISPTHSTGVAVAGLPVEEMVFFLVTNTLIVFGLLLYRWVIGRAERDGLVAGLVGLFPRGGGGAAAE
- a CDS encoding phytoene/squalene synthase family protein — encoded protein: MVSHDQLRRSKAIQRHTGRTFHVATRLLPERVRYPTYVLYAFFRTADDVVDDPDPAPPAERRRELERLRAAALGEREPDDPVLEAFADLRERHDIPRAEVDAFVDSMLMDVEKRRYHTHDELSTYLRGSAAAVGHMMLEVMDPPRKETARPHAAALGEAFQLTNFLRDVHEDVRDYDRIYLPERVLVEHGSSHDDVASLTPTDGFRAAVRDELARTEQLYHYGVEGVRYLPKGCQLPVLTAAVMYADQHRLVRQLDCDVLSTRPTLTMRRRLSLVARTWLRWQFGADPRSVFYRVTGLDAPDGVDERPSLRLSTSDALARSD
- a CDS encoding bacteriorhodopsin yields the protein MIPDPATWPSTVVGGPETAVLACGAGLLGTGALWIALRSVGATDERATRLYALAALIPAIALASYVAMATGVGVVAVPIGGRGPVELRWARYADWLFTTPLLLLVLGVLVDADRDALFGAVAADAFMIATGLVATLSTVPVYRYVWWAVSTLTFLLVLYFVFVVLTAEARALGTETASAFVVFRTLTGVLWTAYPVWWLLGPRGLAAVTPVVETAGFVLLDVATKAGIGLLLLRSRAVGDGTATTKSDGRPVATE
- a CDS encoding AAA family ATPase, producing MTTQLSIAADGDGTWAVAGDAVRFAPATRRQVGADAGDTVRIEGGATTVATVGEDCHDLPDGTVLVGEAVGRNVEAGDGSTVAVDPVSPVPARTVTVRPLASSLDGSPDALARALVGRPLTIDDRVDARLFGGSVVVSLVVVDLDPSGPAVVTPETTLDVRERSDGAPPSTPSGRVAGLNDERARLRRLVVDPLSKAYARVGARTPAGVLVHGPPGTGKSLLVRRVAADAAITVHDVPPDDCARRSSLSTALREAANDAPAILFLEDLAVAAPDPDSGREARPTSQVGWLLDRVRDRDEVVVVGETAHPDEVDPALRRGGRFDAEVRVGVPDRPARREILACHAADVRLAADVDLDAVAARTHGYTGADLEALLVDAATRAVARGDDDPVVASRDVSAALDAVGPSTLRDVTVERPSVTYRDVGGLTEAKREVIRTVEWPLRYPALFERLSATAPTGVLLYGPPGTGKTMLAKAVANSTDANFLAVDGPELMDRYVGESERGVREVFERARRTAPSIVFLDELDAFAPARRETDTGAAERVVSQLLTELDGLSARGDVAVLGATNRVDAVDPALLRPGRIERRVAVPLPDEAARAEILAVLLDDVPTRDVDTAAVAAETAGYSGSDLAGVVREAALLAMEAHLRTESSTGALDGLVVESAHLERAVQNTRPSTDDAA
- a CDS encoding SRPBCC family protein, producing MFTVEHQIEIDAAPTDVFSFLDDPRNHLKITPSLIDVGNVEALPNGGKRAEYRYKLAGVELVGQVEDVERSTDDHLVQRLSGAIDGTISYDIEDGERTTVRYKAEYQLPGTVVESVLQPVARAYNEREAEATLENLKTFLEN
- a CDS encoding bacterio-opsin activator domain-containing protein, whose protein sequence is MSQQPTSRPATTEAPSIAVLFAGDPPSEGPTSDDLAAATDRLVVDRSADFVDARDRIDRGAVDCVVATHRHDGFDGVAFLETIRVEHPELPVVLLPESVDADVARRAVDADATALVPATAPDALESIITAVENNADASAVESVRMPISDLTVKAEHRLKERALDEAPIGITISDATAPDQPLIYVNDSFEETTGYSPEEVIGANHRFLQGPDTDPDRVAELAEGLAKERNTRVVLRNYTRAGKMFWNQVEISPIFDDDGEVTHYVGFQMDVTERKAARQQLQSEREALDRVLDRVNGLIHDVTEGIVRAGSREEIERFVTDRIGGEDEYAGAWLGRYDATANRVSVTEAAGEHDGSDGSFDLDGDGPCIDALREAVEEQELRSTADTTGFGADAPDGTCVLVPLTYRATTYGVLAVFDDGSPADDRERVVLASLGRSVGASINDVLTKRTITSDTVLEISVELTDDLFLVDLARKLDARFEHEATIPDDDSVLTIVSTDGSEAETVVETAAASDRVLDAETLAETDDEVIVQFRLDDSPLVDVLSEFGTRITAMSADGRALELDFRTGTERAANRVLDALRETYDHVELRAYHEADPERTAYTFREELRNELTERQLVALQKAYVGGYFEWPREAEGQQLAESMDIVASTYHQHLQAAKRKLVEAFFDD